From a single Leopardus geoffroyi isolate Oge1 chromosome E1, O.geoffroyi_Oge1_pat1.0, whole genome shotgun sequence genomic region:
- the SPATA20 gene encoding spermatogenesis-associated protein 20 isoform X4, whose protein sequence is MLGARTWLGRGLLLPCARAGLAASPRGSSSRDKDRSVTVSSSGPMPAGGKGSRTNCSPSTPQKVPNRLINEKSPYLLQHAYNPVDWYPWGQEAFDKARKENKPIFLSVGYSTCHWCHMMEEESFQNEEIGRLLSEDFVSVKVDREERPDVDKVYMTFVQATSSGGGWPMNVWLTPNLQPFVGGTYFPLEDGLTRVGFRTVLLRIREQWKQNKNTLLENSQRVTTALLARSEISMGDRQLPPSSGTMNSRCFQQLDEGYDEEYGGFAEAPKFPTPVILSFLFSYWLSHRLTQDGSRAQQMALHTLKMMANGGIRDHVGQGFHRYSTDRQWHIPHFEKMLYDQAQLAVAYSQAFQISGDEFYSDVARGILQYVARNLSHRSGGFCSAEDADSPPERGMQPKEGAFYVWTVKEVQQLLSEPVPGATEPLTSGQLLMKHYGLTEAGNISPSQDPKGELHGRNVLTVRYSLELTAARFGLDVEAVRTLLNTGLEKLFQARKHRPRPHLDSKMLASWNGLMVSGFAVTGAVLGLERLINYATNGAKFLKRHMFDVASGRLMRTCYAGSGGTVEHSNPPCWGFLEDYAFVVRGLLDLYEASQESSWLEWALRLQDAQDRLFWDSQGGGYFCSEAELGAGLPLRLKDDQDGAEPSANSVSAHNLLRLHGFTGHKDWMDKCVSLLTAFSERLRRVPVALPEMVRALSAHQQTLKQIVICGDPQAKDTKALLQCVHSIYIPNKVLILANGDPSSFLSRQLPFLSTLRRLEDRATAYVCENQACSMPITEPCELRKLLHQ, encoded by the exons ATGCTGGGCGCTCGGACCTGGCTGGGCCGCGGCCTCCTGCTGCCCTGCGCCCGGGCGGGCCTCGCCGCGAGCCCCAG GGGTAGCTCCTCCCGGGACAAGGACCGAAGTGTGACGGTCAGCAGTTCAGGGCCCATGCCCgctggagggaagggaagccGGACCAACTGCTCCCCGTCCACACCCCAGAAGGTCCCCAACCGCCTGATCAATGAGAAGTCACCTTACCTCCTGCAGCATGCCTACAACCCTGTGGACTG GTACCCCTGGGGACAGGAAGCCTTCGACAAggccaggaaagaaaacaagccaATTTTCCTTTCAG TGGGGTACTCCACCTGCCACTGGTGCCACATGATGGAGGAGGAGTCCTTCCAGAATGAGGAGATCGGTCGCCTGCTCAGTGAGGACTTTGTCAGCGTGAAAGTGGACCGGGAGGAGCGGCCAGATGTGGACAAGGTGTATATGACCTTCGTACAA GCCACCAGCAGTGGGGGGGGCTGGCCCATGAACGTGTGGTTGACTCCCAACCTCCAGCCCTTTGTGGGGGGCACCTACTTTCCCCTTGAGGATGGCTTGACCCGAGTTGGCTTCCGCACGGTGTTGCTGAGGATACGGGAGCAG TGGAAACAGAACAAGAACACCCTGCTAGAGAACAGCCAACGTGTCACCACAGCCCTACTGGCCCGCTCAGAGATCAGCATGGGTGACCGCCAGCTGCCGCCCTCCAGTGGCACCATGAACAGCCGCTGCTTCCAGCAGCTGGACGAGGGCTATGACGAGGAGTACGGGGGCTTCGCCGAGGCCCCCAAGTTCCCCACGCCGG TGATCCTGAGCTTCCTGTTCTCCTACTGGCTCAGCCATCGACTCACCCAGGATGGCTCTCGGGCCCAGCAGATGGCCTTGCACACCCTGAAGATGATGGCTAACGGGGGCATCCGAGACCACGTGGGACAG GGTTTCCACCGCTACTCCACGGACCGCCAGTGGCACATCCCCCACTTCGAGAAGATGCTGTACGACCAGGCGCAGCTCGCGGTGGCCTATTCACAGGCCTTCCAG ATCTCTGGTGACGAGTTCTACTCCGATGTTGCCAGAGGCATCCTGCAGTACGTGGCTCGGAACCTGAGTCATCGG TCTGGAGGCTTCTGCAGTGCAGAGGACGCAGACTCGCCCCCAGAGCGGGGCATGCAGCCCAAAGAGGGTGCCTTCTACGTGTGGACGGTCAAAGAGGTCCAGCAGCTACTTTCTGAGCCTGTGCCGGGTGCCACGGAGCCCCTGACCTCGGGCCAGCTCCTCATGAAGCATTACGGGCTCACGGAGGCAGGCAACATCAGCCCCAGTCAG GACCCCAAGGGGGAGCTGCACGGCCGGAATGTGCTGACTGTCCGCTATTCGCTGGAACTGACCGCTGCCCGCTTCGGCCTGGACGTGGAGGCCGTGCGGACCTTGCTCAATACGGGGCTGGAGAAGCTCTTCCAGGCCCGGAAACATCGGCCGAGGCCGCACCTGGACAGCAAGATGCTGGCTTCCTGGAACG GACTGATGGTGTCTGGGTTCGCTGTGACTGGGGCTGTCCTGGGCCTGGAGAGGCTGATCAACTATGCCACCAATGGTGCCAAGTTCCTGAAGCGGCATATGTTCGACGTGGCCAGCGGCCGCCTCATGCGGACATGCTATGCAGGCTCCGGGGGAACCGTGGAGCACAG caacccaCCCTgctggggcttcctggaggacTATGCCTTCGTAGTGCGGGGCCTACTGGACCTGTACGAGGCCTCGCAGGAGAGCTCGTGGCTCGAGTGGGCTCTGAGGCTGCAAGATGCCCAGGACAGGCTCTTCTGGGACTCCCAAGGTGGCGGCTACTTCTGCAGCGAGGCCGAGCTGGGGGCTGGTCTGCCCCTGCGTCTGAAGGACG ACCAGGATGGCGCGGAGCCCAGTGCCAACTCCGTCTCGGCCCACAACCTGCTTCGGCTGCACGGCTTTACGGGCCACAAAGACTGGATGGACAAGTGCGTGAGCCTGTTGACTGCCTTCTCTGAGCGCCTGCGCCGTGTGCCCGTGGCTTTGCCCGAGATGGTCCGCGCCCTCTCAGCCCATCAGCAGACCCTCAagcag ATCGTGATCTGTGGAGACCCCCAGGCCAAGGACACCAAGGCTCTGTTGCAGTGTGTCCACTCCATCTACATTCCTAACAAG
- the SPATA20 gene encoding spermatogenesis-associated protein 20 isoform X2, with the protein MPAGGKGSRTNCSPSTPQKVPNRLINEKSPYLLQHAYNPVDWYPWGQEAFDKARKENKPIFLSVGYSTCHWCHMMEEESFQNEEIGRLLSEDFVSVKVDREERPDVDKVYMTFVQPFVGGTYFPLEDGLTRVGFRTVLLRIREQWKQNKNTLLENSQRVTTALLARSEISMGDRQLPPSSGTMNSRCFQQLDEGYDEEYGGFAEAPKFPTPVILSFLFSYWLSHRLTQDGSRAQQMALHTLKMMANGGIRDHVGQGFHRYSTDRQWHIPHFEKMLYDQAQLAVAYSQAFQISGDEFYSDVARGILQYVARNLSHRSGGFCSAEDADSPPERGMQPKEGAFYVWTVKEVQQLLSEPVPGATEPLTSGQLLMKHYGLTEAGNISPSQDPKGELHGRNVLTVRYSLELTAARFGLDVEAVRTLLNTGLEKLFQARKHRPRPHLDSKMLASWNGLMVSGFAVTGAVLGLERLINYATNGAKFLKRHMFDVASGRLMRTCYAGSGGTVEHSNPPCWGFLEDYAFVVRGLLDLYEASQESSWLEWALRLQDAQDRLFWDSQGGGYFCSEAELGAGLPLRLKDDQDGAEPSANSVSAHNLLRLHGFTGHKDWMDKCVSLLTAFSERLRRVPVALPEMVRALSAHQQTLKQIVICGDPQAKDTKALLQCVHSIYIPNKVLILANGDPSSFLSRQLPFLSTLRRLEDRATAYVCENQACSMPITEPCELRKLLHQ; encoded by the exons ATGCCCgctggagggaagggaagccGGACCAACTGCTCCCCGTCCACACCCCAGAAGGTCCCCAACCGCCTGATCAATGAGAAGTCACCTTACCTCCTGCAGCATGCCTACAACCCTGTGGACTG GTACCCCTGGGGACAGGAAGCCTTCGACAAggccaggaaagaaaacaagccaATTTTCCTTTCAG TGGGGTACTCCACCTGCCACTGGTGCCACATGATGGAGGAGGAGTCCTTCCAGAATGAGGAGATCGGTCGCCTGCTCAGTGAGGACTTTGTCAGCGTGAAAGTGGACCGGGAGGAGCGGCCAGATGTGGACAAGGTGTATATGACCTTCGTACAA CCCTTTGTGGGGGGCACCTACTTTCCCCTTGAGGATGGCTTGACCCGAGTTGGCTTCCGCACGGTGTTGCTGAGGATACGGGAGCAG TGGAAACAGAACAAGAACACCCTGCTAGAGAACAGCCAACGTGTCACCACAGCCCTACTGGCCCGCTCAGAGATCAGCATGGGTGACCGCCAGCTGCCGCCCTCCAGTGGCACCATGAACAGCCGCTGCTTCCAGCAGCTGGACGAGGGCTATGACGAGGAGTACGGGGGCTTCGCCGAGGCCCCCAAGTTCCCCACGCCGG TGATCCTGAGCTTCCTGTTCTCCTACTGGCTCAGCCATCGACTCACCCAGGATGGCTCTCGGGCCCAGCAGATGGCCTTGCACACCCTGAAGATGATGGCTAACGGGGGCATCCGAGACCACGTGGGACAG GGTTTCCACCGCTACTCCACGGACCGCCAGTGGCACATCCCCCACTTCGAGAAGATGCTGTACGACCAGGCGCAGCTCGCGGTGGCCTATTCACAGGCCTTCCAG ATCTCTGGTGACGAGTTCTACTCCGATGTTGCCAGAGGCATCCTGCAGTACGTGGCTCGGAACCTGAGTCATCGG TCTGGAGGCTTCTGCAGTGCAGAGGACGCAGACTCGCCCCCAGAGCGGGGCATGCAGCCCAAAGAGGGTGCCTTCTACGTGTGGACGGTCAAAGAGGTCCAGCAGCTACTTTCTGAGCCTGTGCCGGGTGCCACGGAGCCCCTGACCTCGGGCCAGCTCCTCATGAAGCATTACGGGCTCACGGAGGCAGGCAACATCAGCCCCAGTCAG GACCCCAAGGGGGAGCTGCACGGCCGGAATGTGCTGACTGTCCGCTATTCGCTGGAACTGACCGCTGCCCGCTTCGGCCTGGACGTGGAGGCCGTGCGGACCTTGCTCAATACGGGGCTGGAGAAGCTCTTCCAGGCCCGGAAACATCGGCCGAGGCCGCACCTGGACAGCAAGATGCTGGCTTCCTGGAACG GACTGATGGTGTCTGGGTTCGCTGTGACTGGGGCTGTCCTGGGCCTGGAGAGGCTGATCAACTATGCCACCAATGGTGCCAAGTTCCTGAAGCGGCATATGTTCGACGTGGCCAGCGGCCGCCTCATGCGGACATGCTATGCAGGCTCCGGGGGAACCGTGGAGCACAG caacccaCCCTgctggggcttcctggaggacTATGCCTTCGTAGTGCGGGGCCTACTGGACCTGTACGAGGCCTCGCAGGAGAGCTCGTGGCTCGAGTGGGCTCTGAGGCTGCAAGATGCCCAGGACAGGCTCTTCTGGGACTCCCAAGGTGGCGGCTACTTCTGCAGCGAGGCCGAGCTGGGGGCTGGTCTGCCCCTGCGTCTGAAGGACG ACCAGGATGGCGCGGAGCCCAGTGCCAACTCCGTCTCGGCCCACAACCTGCTTCGGCTGCACGGCTTTACGGGCCACAAAGACTGGATGGACAAGTGCGTGAGCCTGTTGACTGCCTTCTCTGAGCGCCTGCGCCGTGTGCCCGTGGCTTTGCCCGAGATGGTCCGCGCCCTCTCAGCCCATCAGCAGACCCTCAagcag ATCGTGATCTGTGGAGACCCCCAGGCCAAGGACACCAAGGCTCTGTTGCAGTGTGTCCACTCCATCTACATTCCTAACAAG
- the SPATA20 gene encoding spermatogenesis-associated protein 20 isoform X1 has translation MPAGGKGSRTNCSPSTPQKVPNRLINEKSPYLLQHAYNPVDWYPWGQEAFDKARKENKPIFLSVGYSTCHWCHMMEEESFQNEEIGRLLSEDFVSVKVDREERPDVDKVYMTFVQATSSGGGWPMNVWLTPNLQPFVGGTYFPLEDGLTRVGFRTVLLRIREQWKQNKNTLLENSQRVTTALLARSEISMGDRQLPPSSGTMNSRCFQQLDEGYDEEYGGFAEAPKFPTPVILSFLFSYWLSHRLTQDGSRAQQMALHTLKMMANGGIRDHVGQGFHRYSTDRQWHIPHFEKMLYDQAQLAVAYSQAFQISGDEFYSDVARGILQYVARNLSHRSGGFCSAEDADSPPERGMQPKEGAFYVWTVKEVQQLLSEPVPGATEPLTSGQLLMKHYGLTEAGNISPSQDPKGELHGRNVLTVRYSLELTAARFGLDVEAVRTLLNTGLEKLFQARKHRPRPHLDSKMLASWNGLMVSGFAVTGAVLGLERLINYATNGAKFLKRHMFDVASGRLMRTCYAGSGGTVEHSNPPCWGFLEDYAFVVRGLLDLYEASQESSWLEWALRLQDAQDRLFWDSQGGGYFCSEAELGAGLPLRLKDDQDGAEPSANSVSAHNLLRLHGFTGHKDWMDKCVSLLTAFSERLRRVPVALPEMVRALSAHQQTLKQIVICGDPQAKDTKALLQCVHSIYIPNKVLILANGDPSSFLSRQLPFLSTLRRLEDRATAYVCENQACSMPITEPCELRKLLHQ, from the exons ATGCCCgctggagggaagggaagccGGACCAACTGCTCCCCGTCCACACCCCAGAAGGTCCCCAACCGCCTGATCAATGAGAAGTCACCTTACCTCCTGCAGCATGCCTACAACCCTGTGGACTG GTACCCCTGGGGACAGGAAGCCTTCGACAAggccaggaaagaaaacaagccaATTTTCCTTTCAG TGGGGTACTCCACCTGCCACTGGTGCCACATGATGGAGGAGGAGTCCTTCCAGAATGAGGAGATCGGTCGCCTGCTCAGTGAGGACTTTGTCAGCGTGAAAGTGGACCGGGAGGAGCGGCCAGATGTGGACAAGGTGTATATGACCTTCGTACAA GCCACCAGCAGTGGGGGGGGCTGGCCCATGAACGTGTGGTTGACTCCCAACCTCCAGCCCTTTGTGGGGGGCACCTACTTTCCCCTTGAGGATGGCTTGACCCGAGTTGGCTTCCGCACGGTGTTGCTGAGGATACGGGAGCAG TGGAAACAGAACAAGAACACCCTGCTAGAGAACAGCCAACGTGTCACCACAGCCCTACTGGCCCGCTCAGAGATCAGCATGGGTGACCGCCAGCTGCCGCCCTCCAGTGGCACCATGAACAGCCGCTGCTTCCAGCAGCTGGACGAGGGCTATGACGAGGAGTACGGGGGCTTCGCCGAGGCCCCCAAGTTCCCCACGCCGG TGATCCTGAGCTTCCTGTTCTCCTACTGGCTCAGCCATCGACTCACCCAGGATGGCTCTCGGGCCCAGCAGATGGCCTTGCACACCCTGAAGATGATGGCTAACGGGGGCATCCGAGACCACGTGGGACAG GGTTTCCACCGCTACTCCACGGACCGCCAGTGGCACATCCCCCACTTCGAGAAGATGCTGTACGACCAGGCGCAGCTCGCGGTGGCCTATTCACAGGCCTTCCAG ATCTCTGGTGACGAGTTCTACTCCGATGTTGCCAGAGGCATCCTGCAGTACGTGGCTCGGAACCTGAGTCATCGG TCTGGAGGCTTCTGCAGTGCAGAGGACGCAGACTCGCCCCCAGAGCGGGGCATGCAGCCCAAAGAGGGTGCCTTCTACGTGTGGACGGTCAAAGAGGTCCAGCAGCTACTTTCTGAGCCTGTGCCGGGTGCCACGGAGCCCCTGACCTCGGGCCAGCTCCTCATGAAGCATTACGGGCTCACGGAGGCAGGCAACATCAGCCCCAGTCAG GACCCCAAGGGGGAGCTGCACGGCCGGAATGTGCTGACTGTCCGCTATTCGCTGGAACTGACCGCTGCCCGCTTCGGCCTGGACGTGGAGGCCGTGCGGACCTTGCTCAATACGGGGCTGGAGAAGCTCTTCCAGGCCCGGAAACATCGGCCGAGGCCGCACCTGGACAGCAAGATGCTGGCTTCCTGGAACG GACTGATGGTGTCTGGGTTCGCTGTGACTGGGGCTGTCCTGGGCCTGGAGAGGCTGATCAACTATGCCACCAATGGTGCCAAGTTCCTGAAGCGGCATATGTTCGACGTGGCCAGCGGCCGCCTCATGCGGACATGCTATGCAGGCTCCGGGGGAACCGTGGAGCACAG caacccaCCCTgctggggcttcctggaggacTATGCCTTCGTAGTGCGGGGCCTACTGGACCTGTACGAGGCCTCGCAGGAGAGCTCGTGGCTCGAGTGGGCTCTGAGGCTGCAAGATGCCCAGGACAGGCTCTTCTGGGACTCCCAAGGTGGCGGCTACTTCTGCAGCGAGGCCGAGCTGGGGGCTGGTCTGCCCCTGCGTCTGAAGGACG ACCAGGATGGCGCGGAGCCCAGTGCCAACTCCGTCTCGGCCCACAACCTGCTTCGGCTGCACGGCTTTACGGGCCACAAAGACTGGATGGACAAGTGCGTGAGCCTGTTGACTGCCTTCTCTGAGCGCCTGCGCCGTGTGCCCGTGGCTTTGCCCGAGATGGTCCGCGCCCTCTCAGCCCATCAGCAGACCCTCAagcag ATCGTGATCTGTGGAGACCCCCAGGCCAAGGACACCAAGGCTCTGTTGCAGTGTGTCCACTCCATCTACATTCCTAACAAG
- the SPATA20 gene encoding spermatogenesis-associated protein 20 isoform X3: MSHLSSPPPKHKGEHKGHGLPRGSERGSSSRDKDRSVTVSSSGPMPAGGKGSRTNCSPSTPQKVPNRLINEKSPYLLQHAYNPVDWYPWGQEAFDKARKENKPIFLSVGYSTCHWCHMMEEESFQNEEIGRLLSEDFVSVKVDREERPDVDKVYMTFVQATSSGGGWPMNVWLTPNLQPFVGGTYFPLEDGLTRVGFRTVLLRIREQWKQNKNTLLENSQRVTTALLARSEISMGDRQLPPSSGTMNSRCFQQLDEGYDEEYGGFAEAPKFPTPVILSFLFSYWLSHRLTQDGSRAQQMALHTLKMMANGGIRDHVGQGFHRYSTDRQWHIPHFEKMLYDQAQLAVAYSQAFQISGDEFYSDVARGILQYVARNLSHRSGGFCSAEDADSPPERGMQPKEGAFYVWTVKEVQQLLSEPVPGATEPLTSGQLLMKHYGLTEAGNISPSQDPKGELHGRNVLTVRYSLELTAARFGLDVEAVRTLLNTGLEKLFQARKHRPRPHLDSKMLASWNGLMVSGFAVTGAVLGLERLINYATNGAKFLKRHMFDVASGRLMRTCYAGSGGTVEHSNPPCWGFLEDYAFVVRGLLDLYEASQESSWLEWALRLQDAQDRLFWDSQGGGYFCSEAELGAGLPLRLKDDQDGAEPSANSVSAHNLLRLHGFTGHKDWMDKCVSLLTAFSERLRRVPVALPEMVRALSAHQQTLKQIVICGDPQAKDTKALLQCVHSIYIPNKVLILANGDPSSFLSRQLPFLSTLRRLEDRATAYVCENQACSMPITEPCELRKLLHQ, encoded by the exons ATGAGCCACCTTTCTTcaccccccccaaaacacaagGGGGAGCACAAAGGCCACGGTCTCCCCCGTGGTTCAGAAAG GGGTAGCTCCTCCCGGGACAAGGACCGAAGTGTGACGGTCAGCAGTTCAGGGCCCATGCCCgctggagggaagggaagccGGACCAACTGCTCCCCGTCCACACCCCAGAAGGTCCCCAACCGCCTGATCAATGAGAAGTCACCTTACCTCCTGCAGCATGCCTACAACCCTGTGGACTG GTACCCCTGGGGACAGGAAGCCTTCGACAAggccaggaaagaaaacaagccaATTTTCCTTTCAG TGGGGTACTCCACCTGCCACTGGTGCCACATGATGGAGGAGGAGTCCTTCCAGAATGAGGAGATCGGTCGCCTGCTCAGTGAGGACTTTGTCAGCGTGAAAGTGGACCGGGAGGAGCGGCCAGATGTGGACAAGGTGTATATGACCTTCGTACAA GCCACCAGCAGTGGGGGGGGCTGGCCCATGAACGTGTGGTTGACTCCCAACCTCCAGCCCTTTGTGGGGGGCACCTACTTTCCCCTTGAGGATGGCTTGACCCGAGTTGGCTTCCGCACGGTGTTGCTGAGGATACGGGAGCAG TGGAAACAGAACAAGAACACCCTGCTAGAGAACAGCCAACGTGTCACCACAGCCCTACTGGCCCGCTCAGAGATCAGCATGGGTGACCGCCAGCTGCCGCCCTCCAGTGGCACCATGAACAGCCGCTGCTTCCAGCAGCTGGACGAGGGCTATGACGAGGAGTACGGGGGCTTCGCCGAGGCCCCCAAGTTCCCCACGCCGG TGATCCTGAGCTTCCTGTTCTCCTACTGGCTCAGCCATCGACTCACCCAGGATGGCTCTCGGGCCCAGCAGATGGCCTTGCACACCCTGAAGATGATGGCTAACGGGGGCATCCGAGACCACGTGGGACAG GGTTTCCACCGCTACTCCACGGACCGCCAGTGGCACATCCCCCACTTCGAGAAGATGCTGTACGACCAGGCGCAGCTCGCGGTGGCCTATTCACAGGCCTTCCAG ATCTCTGGTGACGAGTTCTACTCCGATGTTGCCAGAGGCATCCTGCAGTACGTGGCTCGGAACCTGAGTCATCGG TCTGGAGGCTTCTGCAGTGCAGAGGACGCAGACTCGCCCCCAGAGCGGGGCATGCAGCCCAAAGAGGGTGCCTTCTACGTGTGGACGGTCAAAGAGGTCCAGCAGCTACTTTCTGAGCCTGTGCCGGGTGCCACGGAGCCCCTGACCTCGGGCCAGCTCCTCATGAAGCATTACGGGCTCACGGAGGCAGGCAACATCAGCCCCAGTCAG GACCCCAAGGGGGAGCTGCACGGCCGGAATGTGCTGACTGTCCGCTATTCGCTGGAACTGACCGCTGCCCGCTTCGGCCTGGACGTGGAGGCCGTGCGGACCTTGCTCAATACGGGGCTGGAGAAGCTCTTCCAGGCCCGGAAACATCGGCCGAGGCCGCACCTGGACAGCAAGATGCTGGCTTCCTGGAACG GACTGATGGTGTCTGGGTTCGCTGTGACTGGGGCTGTCCTGGGCCTGGAGAGGCTGATCAACTATGCCACCAATGGTGCCAAGTTCCTGAAGCGGCATATGTTCGACGTGGCCAGCGGCCGCCTCATGCGGACATGCTATGCAGGCTCCGGGGGAACCGTGGAGCACAG caacccaCCCTgctggggcttcctggaggacTATGCCTTCGTAGTGCGGGGCCTACTGGACCTGTACGAGGCCTCGCAGGAGAGCTCGTGGCTCGAGTGGGCTCTGAGGCTGCAAGATGCCCAGGACAGGCTCTTCTGGGACTCCCAAGGTGGCGGCTACTTCTGCAGCGAGGCCGAGCTGGGGGCTGGTCTGCCCCTGCGTCTGAAGGACG ACCAGGATGGCGCGGAGCCCAGTGCCAACTCCGTCTCGGCCCACAACCTGCTTCGGCTGCACGGCTTTACGGGCCACAAAGACTGGATGGACAAGTGCGTGAGCCTGTTGACTGCCTTCTCTGAGCGCCTGCGCCGTGTGCCCGTGGCTTTGCCCGAGATGGTCCGCGCCCTCTCAGCCCATCAGCAGACCCTCAagcag ATCGTGATCTGTGGAGACCCCCAGGCCAAGGACACCAAGGCTCTGTTGCAGTGTGTCCACTCCATCTACATTCCTAACAAG